One genomic region from Alphaproteobacteria bacterium 33-17 encodes:
- a CDS encoding tetraacyldisaccharide 4'-kinase, producing the protein MKLKLKTPKFWKTKNLISLILWPLSILYFIGFIIDKYTSRKVQANIFTIGVGNLNAGGSGKTPVCMWIARILDKYKLNFAVITKGYGGKLKGPLIVSDSMTHSQVGDESLMYALSNFPTIASKNKAKGALYAKMHGIKAVIVDDALQSHKLTIDFKVLVIDSDYGYGNGFMLPAGPMRQPVLSTYDEANAIIVIGNGCFSIPSEYAHKVYEASIVPVKPKQNKYIAFCGIGIPEKFLKSLNSFELEIVEFIEFPDHYYYELNEIDEILLKARSSGSYVITTYKDWVRLNKKHQRAIEYLNVELKLYNEKELVKKIYAAIDYANS; encoded by the coding sequence ATGAAACTCAAACTTAAAACACCAAAATTTTGGAAAACTAAAAACTTAATTTCCCTAATTTTATGGCCTTTATCCATACTATATTTTATTGGCTTTATCATCGATAAGTATACTTCGCGCAAAGTTCAGGCAAATATTTTCACAATTGGTGTAGGTAATTTAAATGCAGGTGGCAGCGGTAAAACCCCTGTTTGCATGTGGATTGCCAGAATACTTGATAAATATAAACTTAATTTTGCAGTCATTACAAAGGGTTATGGCGGAAAACTTAAAGGCCCTTTAATAGTTAGCGATAGTATGACACATTCTCAAGTGGGTGACGAAAGCTTAATGTATGCTCTAAGTAACTTCCCTACTATAGCATCTAAAAATAAAGCCAAAGGCGCATTATATGCAAAAATGCATGGTATTAAGGCAGTAATAGTGGATGACGCATTACAATCCCATAAACTTACTATTGATTTTAAAGTATTAGTGATCGATAGCGATTATGGCTATGGCAATGGCTTTATGTTACCCGCGGGACCTATGCGTCAGCCAGTTTTAAGTACCTATGATGAAGCAAATGCAATTATAGTTATTGGGAATGGCTGCTTCTCAATTCCAAGCGAATATGCTCATAAGGTTTATGAAGCAAGCATTGTACCCGTAAAGCCTAAACAAAATAAATACATTGCTTTTTGCGGCATTGGAATCCCTGAAAAATTTCTAAAATCTTTAAATTCATTTGAATTAGAAATTGTTGAGTTTATAGAATTCCCTGATCATTACTATTATGAGCTTAATGAAATTGATGAAATTTTACTAAAAGCAAGATCTAGCGGAAGTTATGTAATCACAACCTACAAAGACTGGGTAAGGCTTAATAAAAAACACCAAAGAGCCATTGAGTATTTAAATGTAGAATTAAAATTATATAATGAAAAAGAGCTTGTTAAAAAAATATATGCGGCTATAGACTATGCGAATTCTTAA